A window from Gemmatimonadota bacterium encodes these proteins:
- a CDS encoding SUMF1/EgtB/PvdO family nonheme iron enzyme has product MQSMKGAVPLAFLVIVASVWIALRLSQGPPAQAASTPPPRAALGEVAGFRADAWFLPDEELLGFVEIPAGVFLMGSDPSVDVRAFDIERWSSSSAQGTVELPVFYMGRYEVTVAQLSAFVEATAYTIDAQALQAPPDHPARSVSWPDALAYARWLDATLGESSATPPRLAALLRDGWRISLPTEAEWEKAARGTDGRVYPWGDEPRRDRANYGGRSTTPVGSYECPECAFGLSDMAGNVWEWTRSPYQPYPYDATDDGVGLEAEALWVMRGGSFGDPESFVRTANRGRADPGARRPFIGFRVSISR; this is encoded by the coding sequence GTGCAGTCGATGAAAGGCGCGGTTCCGCTCGCCTTCTTGGTGATCGTCGCCTCCGTGTGGATCGCTCTACGACTCTCGCAGGGCCCGCCTGCGCAGGCCGCGAGCACCCCACCGCCCCGTGCCGCTCTCGGCGAGGTCGCCGGTTTTCGAGCGGACGCCTGGTTTCTCCCCGACGAGGAGCTGCTCGGCTTCGTGGAGATTCCGGCCGGCGTGTTCCTGATGGGTAGTGACCCGAGCGTCGATGTGCGCGCCTTCGACATCGAGCGGTGGTCCAGCTCGAGCGCGCAGGGAACGGTGGAGCTGCCGGTCTTCTACATGGGGCGGTACGAGGTCACGGTCGCTCAGCTCAGTGCGTTCGTCGAGGCCACAGCGTACACGATAGATGCGCAGGCGCTTCAGGCGCCTCCCGATCATCCTGCGAGGTCCGTCTCCTGGCCCGATGCGCTCGCCTACGCTCGCTGGCTCGACGCGACGCTGGGGGAGTCGTCAGCGACACCGCCACGGCTTGCCGCGCTGCTCCGCGACGGGTGGCGCATCTCCTTGCCGACGGAGGCCGAGTGGGAGAAGGCCGCGCGGGGTACCGACGGCCGAGTGTATCCGTGGGGGGACGAGCCCAGGCGGGACCGCGCCAACTACGGCGGAAGAAGCACGACACCGGTGGGCAGCTACGAATGCCCGGAGTGCGCCTTCGGTCTCTCCGACATGGCCGGCAACGTCTGGGAGTGGACCCGGAGCCCCTATCAGCCCTACCCCTACGACGCGACGGACGACGGCGTCGGCCTCGAGGCGGAGGCGCTGTGGGTGATGCGTGGCGGCTCGTTCGGGGATCCCGAGAGCTTCGTCCGCACTGCCAACCGCGGGCGTGCCGACCCAGGCGCTCGACGGCCGTTCATCGGGTTCCGCGTATCGATTTCACGGTAG
- a CDS encoding TlpA family protein disulfide reductase, whose amino-acid sequence MLAPGDSAPDFTLRWLDGTDWRLAEAAAEGPLLLTFIETDCPTCRLTLPYLKRLAEALGADSHRVVLVSQDGAEETRELVENYGVTFPVLLDADLDVSRSYDPPAVPALFLMSDGGRIELSEVGFHKEGLNSVAARMLSSLGLPLRTVAELDDGAPLMKPGCSSRHLESAVIGGPAGLDVAAPIESSPEPIDLLPERAPRATRLTLAVDEDPYEYCMSAGFSPFLPVVPPTVERVDAFLAAVPHPPDRVVALVPPCYGAATIEKIAANAVMAGCKPEYMEVLLPVVRAACDERFNLHGVQATTNSATPLIILSGPAAKRLGFASGAGVFGNVARANSSVGRALQLMMANLGGALPGEIDMAALGNPGRFSYCVAENHEHSPWQPLHEELGFGRDESTVTLFAAGGLMEVSEHTARTGAGVLRTIAATLSMVWSWRTCGRVEAVLVLCPEHAATLSSDGFSKSDVRDFLFEHTGVPLRAFEHEGTEGSQARGLYEEVLIDGEPHYRKFQDPSQIRIIVAGGTAGKFSGVLAGWLAGPEGSQSVTYPLKW is encoded by the coding sequence TTGCTCGCTCCGGGAGACTCCGCGCCGGACTTCACGCTCCGCTGGCTGGACGGGACCGATTGGCGACTCGCGGAGGCGGCGGCAGAGGGTCCACTTCTGCTCACGTTCATCGAGACCGACTGCCCCACCTGCCGGCTCACGCTCCCGTACCTGAAGCGCCTGGCCGAGGCGCTCGGCGCTGACAGCCATCGGGTCGTGCTGGTCTCGCAGGACGGCGCCGAGGAGACGCGCGAGCTGGTGGAGAATTATGGCGTGACCTTCCCGGTGCTCCTGGACGCCGATCTAGATGTGAGCCGCAGCTACGATCCCCCCGCCGTCCCGGCGCTGTTCCTCATGAGCGACGGGGGCCGGATCGAGCTCTCCGAGGTGGGCTTCCACAAAGAGGGCCTCAACTCGGTGGCCGCACGAATGCTCTCGAGCCTGGGACTTCCCCTTCGCACGGTGGCGGAGCTCGACGATGGCGCTCCGCTGATGAAGCCTGGGTGCTCGTCCCGCCACCTCGAGTCCGCGGTTATCGGCGGACCCGCCGGGCTGGACGTCGCCGCGCCTATAGAGTCGTCACCCGAGCCGATCGATCTGCTACCGGAGCGGGCACCGCGGGCCACGCGCCTCACGTTGGCCGTGGACGAGGACCCGTACGAATACTGCATGAGCGCCGGTTTTTCGCCCTTCCTTCCCGTGGTGCCACCTACCGTGGAACGGGTCGATGCCTTCCTCGCAGCGGTCCCACACCCGCCGGATCGTGTCGTAGCGCTGGTCCCGCCCTGCTACGGAGCTGCCACGATCGAGAAGATCGCCGCCAACGCGGTGATGGCGGGCTGCAAGCCCGAGTACATGGAGGTTCTGCTCCCCGTGGTCAGGGCCGCTTGCGACGAACGCTTCAACCTGCATGGCGTGCAGGCCACGACGAATTCCGCTACTCCGTTGATCATCTTGAGCGGACCGGCCGCCAAACGCCTGGGCTTCGCGAGCGGGGCGGGCGTATTCGGAAACGTGGCTCGGGCCAACAGCTCCGTGGGCCGGGCGCTCCAGCTCATGATGGCGAACCTGGGAGGCGCGCTCCCCGGTGAGATCGACATGGCGGCGCTGGGGAACCCCGGACGCTTCTCGTACTGCGTGGCCGAGAATCACGAGCACAGCCCGTGGCAGCCTCTGCACGAAGAGCTCGGTTTTGGCCGGGACGAGAGCACGGTCACACTTTTCGCCGCGGGGGGGCTCATGGAGGTGAGTGAGCACACGGCGCGAACCGGCGCTGGAGTGCTGCGCACGATCGCCGCCACGCTCTCCATGGTCTGGAGCTGGAGGACGTGCGGGCGCGTCGAGGCGGTGCTCGTATTGTGCCCGGAGCATGCGGCGACCTTGAGCTCCGACGGATTCTCGAAGAGCGACGTGCGCGACTTCCTCTTCGAGCACACCGGTGTTCCCCTGCGGGCGTTCGAGCATGAGGGCACGGAGGGTAGTCAGGCTCGTGGTCTCTACGAAGAGGTCCTGATCGACGGTGAGCCCCACTATCGGAAATTCCAGGACCCCTCGCAGATTCGCATCATCGTGGCGGGTGGCACGGCCGGAAAATTCTCCGGGGTTCTGGCGGGTTGGTTGGCGGGACCGGAGGGCTCTCAGAGCGTTACCTACCCGCTCAAGTGGTAG
- a CDS encoding carbohydrate binding family 9 domain-containing protein: MVARSTPRLRVGPLLPLGLLLVVAPMQLSGQAESERLEPTPSVASPSLAELGLLPGRPRITPTRTDTPPKIDGFLDDEVWRTAAHITEFTQQSPLDGAPATEETDVYIAYDAEYIYFGFHAHYEDPSIMRANLGERDRAFSDDLMTVYFDTFLDQQRGYDFDVNGYGVQGDGIMSAARRTGRGRGAAAMAIPPADRSWNVLFETGGQIVEDGYTAEMAIPFKSLRYPTPAEGEPHRWGFQIVREVKGKDQENQVWAPMSRDETSFFAQMGLLEGMTGLSTSRNLEILPTFTAIQYGDIDPTRPAFVNQDTDPDAGVNVKYGITTNLTADFAVNPDFSQIESDRPQIEVNQRFPLFFSELRPFFVEGAEIFDMRGPVTFVHTRTIVDPDYGAKLSGQVGRFSIGVLTANDRAPGKVDDPADAAFDQTAQTFIARARYDLYTESNIGTIVTDREFLDGYSRLIGLDGNFRLTPTITAVFVAVGSRYKDIGGGAEVEGHMLATRIGQTGRNVRWSIFAYQTSPDFDTKVGFVRRRDVRNITNSLEYRFWPESWIINWGPQITYTRNYDYDDILQDENLSGRINFSFARSVSLNGSVSRNMERFGGIDFDKTRFSVGGNVNTSRSYSFGGNFSIGDQIYYLGPSIGHQVNWSVNSTLRPLDRLQTRLSLNSRRLTDPSNGGAELFDVTIIRGTTNVQFTERLGMRNITEWNTQDETFDFNVLFNYRINAGTVFFLGYDDHYQQADLIEGDSDGDGLQEQLFFTEGLRRTSRAIFVKLQYLLRY; the protein is encoded by the coding sequence GTGGTAGCACGCTCCACGCCCCGACTCCGTGTCGGCCCCCTTCTACCGCTCGGGCTGCTACTGGTCGTTGCACCCATGCAGCTATCCGGTCAGGCGGAAAGCGAGCGGCTCGAACCGACCCCTAGCGTAGCGAGTCCGAGCCTGGCGGAGTTGGGTCTTCTGCCGGGGCGACCGCGAATCACCCCGACCAGGACGGACACCCCCCCCAAGATCGACGGATTCCTGGACGACGAGGTGTGGCGCACCGCCGCCCACATCACTGAATTCACCCAGCAATCACCGTTGGATGGCGCCCCCGCTACAGAAGAGACCGACGTCTACATCGCCTACGACGCAGAGTACATCTACTTCGGTTTCCACGCTCACTACGAAGACCCCTCGATCATGAGGGCGAATCTCGGCGAGCGCGACCGGGCGTTCTCGGACGACCTCATGACGGTCTATTTCGACACGTTTCTGGACCAGCAGCGGGGCTACGACTTCGACGTCAACGGGTACGGCGTGCAAGGAGACGGAATCATGTCGGCCGCTCGTCGTACTGGTCGCGGCCGTGGCGCCGCCGCGATGGCGATTCCTCCGGCGGATCGATCCTGGAACGTATTGTTCGAGACCGGCGGCCAGATCGTGGAGGACGGATACACTGCCGAAATGGCGATTCCTTTCAAGAGCCTTCGCTACCCGACCCCCGCCGAGGGCGAGCCGCACCGGTGGGGATTCCAGATCGTGCGGGAAGTGAAGGGCAAGGACCAGGAGAATCAGGTCTGGGCGCCGATGTCTCGAGACGAGACGAGCTTCTTCGCCCAGATGGGGCTGCTCGAAGGGATGACCGGCCTCTCCACCAGCAGGAACCTCGAGATCCTCCCGACCTTCACCGCGATCCAGTACGGTGACATCGACCCGACCCGACCAGCGTTCGTCAATCAGGACACCGATCCCGATGCGGGTGTGAACGTCAAGTACGGGATCACTACCAACCTCACCGCCGATTTCGCGGTCAACCCCGACTTCTCACAGATCGAGTCTGATCGGCCGCAGATCGAGGTCAACCAGCGCTTCCCGCTCTTCTTCTCGGAGCTGCGACCGTTCTTCGTGGAAGGCGCGGAGATCTTCGACATGCGGGGCCCCGTGACCTTCGTGCACACGCGCACCATCGTCGACCCGGACTACGGCGCGAAGCTCTCCGGGCAGGTGGGGCGGTTCTCGATCGGCGTGCTGACCGCGAATGACCGAGCGCCCGGGAAGGTCGATGACCCGGCGGACGCCGCCTTCGACCAGACGGCCCAGACGTTCATCGCGCGGGCGCGCTACGACCTGTACACGGAATCCAACATCGGGACCATCGTCACGGACCGAGAGTTCCTGGACGGCTACAGCCGCCTGATCGGCCTGGACGGGAACTTCCGCCTGACTCCGACAATCACCGCCGTTTTCGTTGCGGTGGGCTCGCGCTACAAGGACATCGGCGGGGGCGCCGAAGTGGAAGGCCACATGCTGGCGACCCGGATCGGTCAGACCGGTCGGAACGTGCGCTGGTCGATCTTCGCGTACCAGACATCGCCCGATTTCGACACCAAAGTTGGCTTCGTCCGCCGACGGGACGTTCGCAACATCACGAACAGCCTCGAATACCGCTTCTGGCCGGAGAGCTGGATCATCAACTGGGGACCGCAGATCACCTACACGCGGAACTACGACTACGACGACATCCTCCAGGACGAGAATCTCTCGGGGCGGATCAACTTCTCCTTCGCGCGCAGCGTCAGCCTGAACGGGAGCGTCAGCCGCAACATGGAGCGCTTTGGGGGGATCGACTTCGACAAGACGCGCTTTTCAGTTGGAGGGAACGTCAATACGAGCCGCAGCTACTCGTTCGGGGGCAACTTCTCCATCGGCGATCAGATCTACTACCTCGGGCCCTCCATCGGCCACCAGGTCAACTGGAGCGTGAACAGCACGCTGCGCCCGCTCGACCGCCTGCAAACCCGGTTGAGCTTGAACTCCCGGCGTCTCACCGATCCGTCCAACGGCGGCGCTGAGCTGTTCGACGTGACGATCATCCGGGGCACGACGAACGTCCAGTTCACCGAGCGTCTGGGCATGCGCAACATCACGGAGTGGAACACGCAGGACGAGACGTTCGACTTCAACGTGCTGTTCAACTACAGAATCAACGCCGGAACCGTGTTCTTTCTGGGCTACGACGACCACTACCAGCAGGCCGATCTGATCGAGGGCGACAGCGACGGGGACGGCCTACAGGAACAGCTCTTCTTCACGGAGGGACTGCGCCGCACCAGCCGCGCGATCTTCGTCAAGCTCCAGTACCTGCTTCGGTACTGA
- a CDS encoding alpha/beta hydrolase, with protein MIMRNTLRPYRLGRYLLALVMLSYGGRLQAQSASPPSEPPADWGPVSINMEDVPYPHPVRFLDRNLYGQDVRIAYMDVAPVGEPNGRTVVLLHGGSYYGWYWEATIEALRNEGYRVVVKDRLGWGRSSKPILPYSMNLHASNTHAILEHLGISKAAVVGHSMGGQMASRFAFLYPETTTHLVMVNAIGMTDSRLGRGWREPSGGSSTPDLQQVYERNLATEVRRVVEWKPEFLEHVRIRYGMVLSGEWPRLSLVRSMANNARSIDTVVNDWPQMATKAMIIGGAEDGPNFPAIARNAAESLQNAELVLIPNVGHNPHLEVPDILNRELIRFLASDPVAVTGRW; from the coding sequence ATGATCATGCGAAACACGCTTCGGCCGTATCGATTGGGGCGGTACCTATTGGCTCTGGTCATGCTGTCGTACGGCGGCCGGCTGCAGGCTCAGTCGGCTTCGCCGCCGTCCGAACCTCCTGCGGACTGGGGCCCCGTCTCCATCAACATGGAAGACGTGCCCTACCCGCATCCCGTGAGATTCCTCGATCGGAACCTGTACGGCCAAGATGTGCGGATCGCATACATGGACGTGGCGCCCGTCGGCGAGCCCAACGGCCGGACCGTCGTCCTGTTGCACGGCGGGAGCTATTACGGGTGGTACTGGGAAGCCACCATCGAGGCGCTTCGCAACGAGGGGTACCGGGTGGTCGTGAAGGACCGCCTCGGATGGGGCCGCTCGTCGAAGCCGATCCTGCCGTACAGCATGAACCTCCACGCGTCGAACACGCACGCGATTCTGGAACATCTGGGTATCTCCAAAGCGGCGGTGGTCGGCCACTCCATGGGTGGGCAGATGGCGAGCCGCTTCGCCTTTCTGTATCCCGAGACGACGACTCATCTCGTAATGGTGAATGCGATCGGGATGACTGATTCGCGGCTGGGGCGTGGCTGGAGGGAGCCTTCCGGCGGGAGCTCGACGCCTGATCTCCAACAGGTGTATGAGCGCAACCTGGCTACCGAAGTACGCCGGGTCGTGGAGTGGAAGCCCGAGTTCCTGGAGCACGTGCGCATCCGCTACGGCATGGTCCTGAGCGGTGAGTGGCCCCGCCTGTCCTTGGTTCGGTCCATGGCCAACAACGCCCGTTCGATCGATACAGTGGTGAACGACTGGCCTCAAATGGCGACCAAGGCGATGATCATCGGAGGCGCGGAGGATGGGCCTAATTTCCCGGCAATCGCTCGAAACGCCGCGGAGTCACTCCAGAATGCCGAGCTGGTCCTCATCCCGAACGTGGGGCACAACCCGCACCTCGAGGTACCGGACATCCTCAACCGAGAGTTGATCCGCTTCCTGGCGTCAGACCCAGTGGCCGTGACGGGAAGGTGGTAG